The Stieleria maiorica genome includes the window CGGCTGAATGCTCTCAACCAGGCTTCCTCGATCCACCGCTGTTGCACCGCGGTGGTTGGCTGTTGGTGTTCACGTATCTCGGCCAACCAGCCGCTGTCGCCAAGCAAAATCAGAACCAACGGGTCGTTTTGCATGAAGACCGACTGCAGCAGCGAGGGTTCGTTCACGCGTTCACAGTCACACGTCACCGCCCGTTCTGGTTTCCCAAAGACATGCATCGCATACGTCCCGGCCATTCGCATTGACAGATGACCGACGGCACGACGTGACAGATCCTCTCGCACCGATTCTTGTTGCGTACTCGCACAGAGGACTTGCTTCATGGCATCGTAGGCGACTTCCGCGGGGATTCTTCGCGGGATCGCACGACTGAAGTGTTTGCGATCGTTCAAATTGGTCGCATTGGGCCGAACGCTTCGCTGCCATGCCGAAGAGTTGGTGATTTCAGCGAGCAGCCACCGCAGGTCGTAGTCCCGCTTGACGAATTCGGTCGCCAGATAGTCCAGCAACTCCGGATTGCTGGGCGGATTGGCGGCGTTCAAATCATCCGGCGGATCGATGATTCCCACGTGGAAACAACTCGCCCAAACGCGGTTGACGATCGCCTTGGCGAACCAAGGGTTCTCCGGTTGCCGCAGCCAGTCCATGATCGCCCTTCGTGGATCGCCGTCGGGCTTCAGAAACACGCTTTGCTGACCGAGCAGAGACAGACGCTTGGGCTGTTCGCGCGCTCGAAGATAAACCTCTCGCCAAGGAATCGTCTTGCCTTCCCGGGCATAAGCCAACTGTTCCGGGCGGATCGGTGCACCTTCCTGCCCCTTGCGAAGTTGAAGTCCGACGTTTCCCGCAAGCTCTCGATAGACGGGTTCGGCGTCTTGACGAACGCCGTATTGGACATCGTCAAAGAAGTGGCTGAATTGATCAAAGTCTTCCTGTGTCCATTGATCCCAAGGGTGTTTGTGGCACTGGGCACATTGCAAGCGAATCCCCATGAAACTGTGTGCGACGGCGAGCGCTTTTTCCGACGATTCACCAAGCGAGCGCCGACTCCAATAGTGCTGCATGGTCGAGCGGTCGGCAAAGTCACCCGCGTTGTCCTGACGAAAGTAAGACGACATTTTCTCGGCATAGTCCCGATACGATTCGTCATCATCGCGGCCACGTGCGAGCAGGATTCCTTCGACGATTTCATCGTACGGCACGTTGTCGCGAAGCCGCTGGTAAATCCACATGTACCATTGCTGGGCAAACTCCTGTCCAAGCTCGGCTTGCTGGCCTGGGTTGCAGCCGGTGAAATCGCACAGCTTGTTCGCCCACCAGGCGGCCATCGCCGGACGACGTAGTAGATCGTCTATCTTTGATGACCGTTTATGCGGAGATGGATCGGCTAAGAAGGCTTGTACTTCCTGCGGACTCGGAAGTGTGCCGGTCAAATCGATCGATGCACGACGAATGAATTCCGAATCATCGCACCGCTGCGACGGGACGATCCCCAGAAATCGCAGCTTCTGGTTGACCCGTTGGTCGATCGGTGACGGTTCCGGATCGATCGGCCAAGGAGCCGTTGGCTGCTTGGGGTTCCGAACCACCACGGGAATCGATGCCACGCCGTTGTCGTAGAACGCGACGAGATGTGTATCCCCGAAACCGACGGCTTCGGCACGCCCCTCCGCGTCAATCCGAACCGTGGCGTCATCGTTGGAACGAAACCTCGTGATGCCGGTCACATCCTCTTTAGTTCCATCCGACCAGATGGCGGTGACTCGGATCGCGGCGGACTGCTGAAGCCCGTTCCATTTCAACTGTTGGGGATGCACTTCCAGCGAGTCAAGGTGTTGCTCGCGTTTCTCCCTCGGCGCTCCTGCCGCGATCCAAGCTCGCAGCACTCCATACTGCCACGAATCTGGCTCGAACCGTTGCCCGCCTTCATGCCCGATCGTTTCGGTGGCTTTCAAGAGAATTAGACTCTGGTCGGGATTCGTCACGTCGACACGGTGTCCCGATTCCGAGTGGCTCTTTCCCGTCAGCGCCTCGCGGTCTGCCTGGAAATCGTATCCGAAGAGCGAAAGCGACATCCCGCCGCGGCCCTGGAAGGAACCATGGCAGGCGCGGCCGATGCAGCCGAGTCGACTGATCAACGGGATGACGTGCTTTTGAAAGTCGGGCGGCGCACTTGCCGCTGACGTTCCGAATCGTTTTTCGATGGAAGTGTCGAGTTGCTCCGCCCACAGGTTCCCGGGGCCAAGCAAGGCAACCGTGATCGCGATCGCGGCGAACGGGTAGATTCTTCTTCGCATGGCAAGTGATATTTTACGCTGACAGAGCACTAATCAACTTTCTTCAACCACTCCGCAATGAAGTCGAGGTGTTCGCCGGAGTTATGAAAGGCTTCGACCTCGATCAGATCGCCAGTCTTCAACGTGATCAGGACATCGATCCACTTTCCTGAAATGCCGGTGACCAGAAATTGACGGCCGCGGCAACTGTCCGTGTCGCTGGCGCGGTTGGCCTTCCAGGTACGGGTGGCCCGATCCGCTTCGAAGACCAACGTGCCTTTCTCCACGTCCTTGTTGATCAGCTTGCCACGCAAGATTCCACGGAATCCTTTCATGCCGTCAGGAAACCCGCTCGAAGGGGTGGGGCTTTCCGTGGTGACATCCGAATGTTGTTCTCCCTTGGCGATTTTCTCGGCTAATTCAATGACGGTGAAGTGATCGCTTTGTGGAACACGATGCAAGACACCTGCCCGGATTCGATCGCCTTTCTCCAGTTTGTCGAACGGCTTGCTCATCCGAGCCCAAAAACCGGCGAGCACGATTTCTTTGCCGATGGCGTCTGCCGCCGATCTCGCTTTGTTTTTTTCAAAGGCTTTTTCGATGGCGTCAATGCGCAGGTGAAGCTCGCGGCTGGTCGGGTCTTTCTTGACGATTTGTCCCGTGACCATCCCCGAAAACCCGCGGAATCCTTCGGCCGGTACGGGATGCTCGGCCGGATCAAAAGCCGGTACCTTTTTCAACCACTCGCCCGGAAAGGTCAATGCATTGCCGCCGCGATGCTGAGCCTCGAACTCGACTGTTTCGCCCGGTCGTACCAACAGCAGCTCGTCCAACCATTTGCCCGTCACTCCGGTAACCGTGACCTGCTTTCCGACAACGGAGCGCGGTCTGGGAGCCTTGTTGTTCTCCCAAACGCGGGCAACATATTGAACCTTGACCGTAAAGTTGCCGCGTTCGATGTCACGTTCCACCATTTCGCCGATCAGCATCCCGCTGAACTGATTCAAGCCATCGGGAAGTCCGTTGTTGGAATCCGTCCGTCCGACCACGCCGCTGGTCCGATCCATCTTTGCTTGGCCAATCGTGTCGTCCGCCGGTGATGTGGTCGCGGCGGCCACGAGCGCGGTCAGTAGTCCCAGTTTTTTTATTGCGATATGCATGCCAGAAGTCTCTCCCGAGAAATGATTGGAAGCTGGAATCCCGAAACGTGGGACACCGATCAGCAAGACGAAACAAACAAGACAGGTTAATCCGACCATTTTTGTACCAACGATTGGCTCGGATGCCGGACCTTGGTAACTCAACACAGCCGACACACGCCCTTTCAGTCCGCTCGCATGGACAGACATGCCTGCGGCAATAGCGGGAACGTTGCTTACCTTGCCCGAAGGGCTCTTTAGTCGTTCGGCGAGTTGCACGAGCGATCGGGCGAGATCGGCGGGATTATCAATGATGCGCGCGGCCTGATGGTCGGCCACGAATTCCATGTCACGCCGAAGATGGCGAACGGACACAACATTCAGTGGCTGAAACCAGAATGTGCGACAAACGATTTGTGAGAGCAGATTCCAGATCGCGTCGCGAGTGACGATGTGCGAGAGTTCATGCGCCAAGACCGCTTGCCGACATGCTGCGGAAAGTTGTTCCATCCAACCGCTCGGCAGCAAGATGCAGGGCGACCACCATCCCGCCGCAAACGGGCTGTTCACCCGCGGCGACTCCAGCAATCGAACCGAACGATGAAGCTGCATCCGTTCGCGCAGTTTTGAGGTTTCCCAATAAAGTGGGCCCGTGGTGATTGAACGGCCGGAGCGAATCAATCGGTTCAGCTTCAACAGATCGCTGGTTAGACAGCCCAGACCAACCAGCATGCCGAGGGGCCAGGCCACAATCAACGTTCCGGCAAACAGGCTCAGCCAAGACGGGGATGTGGCGTGGAGCTCACCGCGACTTGATTCGATGCCCGCGGATTCGCCACGGCGTGAAATCGATCCGTGGCGTTGCGATTGCTTGACGGTCGGCAGGCTCGCACGCTCCGGTCGCATGCGCTGCCTGGGTAGTAGAGTCTGGTGGCTTTCGCCGATCGGGGTAGTGTTCTGCACGCCGGCAGCCATTGGCTGAATCCGAAACACCGGCAACCAAGGGGCGGGGACCACCGTCGCAACGGCCGACAACCCAATTGGCAGCAGAATTGCAAGCTTCCAACAACGCACCCGCGAGACAGCCGATTTCATGCAACGCGAGTGGCAAATCCCCCACGCCAGCGCCGTCGTCACGGTGGAGTAAACCAGATAAGTCAACAGGAACGCCGACGCGATCGGAGTCAGAATGGAGCCGATCCCGATCATGATTCCGCCTCCGAAGAGCGGTCGGATTGACTTGATCGTTCATGTTCTCGGATCAGTTGTTTGATCTCTTCCAGTTCCCCTTGGACGAGTTCCTCGTTCTCGAGCAAGTGACTGACAAGCGCCGTCGCACTGCCACCAAAAACACGATCGACGACCTCGCGAACGACACCTGTCTCGGAAACGGCAGGCGAAAAGTGATAAGTCCGCCCCTCCGCCCGATGACGCACCAAGCCACGCTTCTCCAAACGGCCAAGCACCGTCGCAACGGTCGAATAGGCAGGTCTGTCGCTTCCGCGAAGCGATTCCTGAACGTCGGCGACCGTCATCTCGCCACGGTCCCAAAGCAAACGCATGATCGCCAATTGCTGGCCGGTCAATCTCAACGGCATCGCACCCACCTGCCAAATCCGACGTTTTCACTGCTGCCCGAACTTTTACAGACTGTAGTTCTACACACCGTAAAAGAAAGAATCAACGGTCTCTTCAACCGTCGGATCAGCGTTTCACGGAGCGACTTGCGTTCTTGAGCGGACGATTCTGGGCAGTTTTGACGGCATGATGGCAGGAGATTCTACGACTCATTCCCTCGTTCAGGGTGCCCACGCGGACGCGTTCTCACGCTCGATTCACTCACCATCTCGGCCGTCGGGCTCGGCAATCACGGGGCGTTCGACTTCGATCCCCCAGGCCCTGAGCGTTTGGTAGGCGTCATCGCGGACGCCGTAGTATTTTGTTCGGTTCCCATCAACGGCCAACTGTTGGCTGAACCCCGCGTCCCCGAGCAGCGTGCGCAAGCGGTTGATGTTGGCATCGGATTTGAAGTACCGCAGGATCGTGACACCTTCGGATCGCCTGGAATAACTCTCGGATGTCAGGAAGCCGATCGCGCGTTGTTCCAGCCGCTCGTCAACCGGTACGATCAATTGTCCGTAGGGTCCCAGATTGGTGTCCACGAGGACTTTCTGTGGAATCATGAGACGAACCGTATGCAGTTGCCGCACATGGGGTGGCGTGCGGCGGATGATCTCTTTGGCCGCACGGACGACGGCGTCAGGTTCGTGCAGGACGGTAAAGTCGGCCAGGAAGAGTTCGACCTTGCCCGGAGTCAATTCGATCAGCTTCGGTGAGGACTGGCAACAATCGCTATGCGTAATCAATAGGCGGCTCGAATGCGTTGCAAACGCTTTGTATCTTGCCGTCGGGTGTTCGACGAACAGCCCCATTCTGTCATGGCGTTGCTCCAGCAGAGGGTACTTCAGTGTTTCTTCAACGGCGATCGCGATGCCGGGCATCTTTGAACCACCGGGGATCGGCTCGTCTCGGACGCCAACGATTTTTGCGACCCAAACGCGATCCGCATTCACGACTAGGCTTTCCAGACTCTCTGCCGTGTCGACCAAGGGTTGAGCCGGTGCGTCACCTCCGACAATGAGCGTGATTCCCAAAGCGATGACAGAAAGGCGGCAAATGCGGCGCATGCGTACCATCTCCTCGCGTGGGATTCTCAGTTGGAACCTTGACGACGCCGTCCCCCGTTTCGCCAATTGTATTCGTCAAGAGGGGCAGGGGCATCAAGGTCCAATCGATGGCGATGATGCCGCCGGCGGTGGAAACGACAAAACCCCGCGAAACGCTTGGTTTCACGGGGTTTTCGGGAGTGGGCGATACAGAATTCGAATCTGTGACCTCTACGATGTCAACGATCTCCGACGGACGCACTTTATCGGCAATTTCCTCGTGTTTTGCCGCACCATATCAGATTCCCAACAAGTTGCAAACGTTTTCATACATGATCAGAAACACGCGGAAAAACTGGGCAGACTGTCCGCGACTGTCCAAAACTTTGGACAGTGTGCCCGCTCGCATCCGCTTCCACTTCGTCTGTCCATTGATGGCGTAACGGCGTGGCGCAACGGTCGACCGATTGGACGAAACTCCCGGTGTTTGCGATACTTTTTGGATGACGCAAACACACGACAGAATCGATACTGCTCGGCCCTCCGGCCAGCCACGCACATTCATCTCTCCCGATGCCACTCGGCAATGTCGGCTCTGTTTAGAACACCAGCCGCTCTCCCGTTTTCGCATTCAGCGTAAACACAAAGGCAGAATGTATCGCGCCAACCATTGCAACGAATGCCATCGGACAAAGGAGCGTGCACGTCGGGAACGCTGCCGTGTAAGTGCCGACAAGCGCGCCATGAGCCATGCCTGGGCATCCCTCGCCAAGCACAAACAAAAGCGGCTTGCGATCGAAGGCATCATCAATCCACTTTGGGATCGGTTTGGTGGATCAATGGGAATCGCCAACGCTTGGATGGCAGCCTATAGCGAGGCAACCGCTGTGCGGCGTATTCGGTCCGTTGAGGCTCTGATCGCCCTGCTAGACTGGGTCGCCCAACACCCGGACACCCATATCGACCCAACGGGGATGACAGACAAGGAACTGGATCGCGAAGTCAATCGAGCTTCCTGTGACGCAATGTCATCGATTCTCGCAACCAACCCGGATCTCGCTGCCACCATTGCAGCACAACACGGGTTCATTCTGGCGCCTCTGGCCACCTCTCTCGATCAGTCGGAATGCTGACGGACGCCAGCAACCGCTGACACCGGGTCCGGCTTCTCGTCAGAGACACCGCAAAGCTGTGGTGCGCGCGAAACCCTGCGTCGTCATTTGAGCTGGATTTTCTTGGACCGGGGAGCGTCTTTGACGCCCACGGTCTATATGTATCTGTGTGGGTGACATAGGTGACACCTTTTCGTGCTTCCTATGTCACCTTTTATTGCGTCAAAGGGTGACACTCATGACACCTTTTTTCGTTCTCCCTCTTGGTGAACAACTTTCCTGTAAATTGCCGAACCGACGGGTTGCCGCGTCCTACCCCTACGCTCACCGTCTTGATCACGCCACCCCGCTCAAGCTCTTTGAGGATCCGCTTAACCTGTCGCGTCGACAGGTGCACTGCGTCTTTAATCTGCTGAGCGGTTGCGTTGAATTCGCATTTCTCGCCCCACGCATGAAACCAACAAAACATCGCAACGGCAGCCTGGCCCGGAGTCTCTAAAGACGGTAGCAGTTCTCCATGAATCCACCGCCCGGACTCCCAACGCCGGTCGGATTTCCGTTTCCTGTTCATCTCGTTGCCATCCATGGCAAACTACTTCCGAACTCGGCCGGGGCACCGTCATACGTACCGATTTCAGGCTCTGGCGCATCGAATGACATATGCGCCCTATCAAAGTGCAGTTCGACCGCTTTCGTCTCTCCATGCCGGTTCTTTTGGCAATCAAGCGTGACTTTGCGAATCAGCCTACCGGGATCGACGTCCCCGTTGTTTCGCAGCAAGTAGGCTGCATCAACATTGAACTCGATCTCGCCTGATTCTTTAAAACTTGCCAGTGATAGTTTTTCCGTGTCATGGCTAGAGCCACCCTTGCTGTAAGTGCGCGACGTTGCGGATAGGCACAACACTCCCCAACCGCTGGCGGCCATCAATCGCAGATTTGCCATCAGTTCGTTCATCGCCAATCTGGCATCGACTCCTGATCTCGCAAATTTCTGGATGTAATCCACCACGAGAAAGCCGGGATCACAGTCTGCTGCCAGCGAAACGAGCCCCTTGCCATCGCAGTGATGCAGCGGAAGCAACTCCATTCGGGACTCGGCCTCCGCCTGAATCTCCCGAATTGTCCGTTCGGCCAACGCCAACTGCTTCTGAGTCAAATCCGCAAACCGGACAGCTCGCATTGGCAGCCCGGATCGCCTTGCCAATTCCCGCGACAGCAGTTTCACCGGATCAGTTTCAGCGTTCGCAATGTAAACCTTCAATCCGGGATTTTGATGGATCGCTTCAAACGCCATTTGTCCTGCTAGAGCAGTCTTTCCCACGCCTGGAGGCGCCCCCAAGACGGTGAGCAGTCCCGGCCCAATTTCAAACCCATTGAGTGCCTCGTCCAGCTTGTATAGCGTGTCGCCTTTTCCCGACTGCAATCGCTCAAGCAATTGGTCCAAGACACTGGTCACTGTGACGGTCGACTTCTCACCGGAACCGCCACGCACCCGGTCCCTTGCCGCCTGATCGATCTGAGCCGACATCATGTGCGGAGGGACATCGTCTAGGATGATGTTAGACTCCATAGCCCATCCTCCTCGCTGCGACCGCTGCCAGCTTGCGATCTCCGCCATGCTCCAGGGCCACAAAGGCAGAAAACGGGTTCCACGTTTGGTGATCCCCTGACACCGGAGCCAACACCCCTGCGTTGCCGCTGAAGACGGTCAAGACCGTTGTGCCGTCCATCGCCTTGACCAATTTGGCGCTTGTACCGTGCCGTTTACCTGGACGAGTCCAGTTGATTCCGTCTCTGGATGTCCATCCATGGGGAAGCAAGATGTCCGCCCAGTTGGCTCGCGCTGAGAAGTCTCCCCACGGAGTGCTGGTATCGAGCTCCGAAATTGCTCCTGCGGCGGCACGATACTGATTCGCGCGCCGCTTGATCACACTCTCAGTCACGCTGTTAGCCTGACGCTCATCAAACGACGCGGCAGCTACCCACATGGCAGTCCGTTCTTCCTGTGAAACGACTGGAATCGTCGGAAGCGGCAGCCCCATGACTTGGCAGTACGGGCGCCCCGAGATGTGAGTCTCAACCGGTGACCCGGCTGCCACGATATAAGCCCCCTCCCCTCGCGATTCGATGATCGTCTTGCGGTGGCCATTCTCATCATTAGCCGTCATTGCGATCTTCTCAGATCTGCACACCCGATCAGAACGGTAGATGACGTGGTAGCCATGCGACGGCGTTTCGACCACACACAATCCATGGCGGATCAAAACTGGCAACTTCCCAAG containing:
- a CDS encoding BlaI/MecI/CopY family transcriptional regulator: MPLRLTGQQLAIMRLLWDRGEMTVADVQESLRGSDRPAYSTVATVLGRLEKRGLVRHRAEGRTYHFSPAVSETGVVREVVDRVFGGSATALVSHLLENEELVQGELEEIKQLIREHERSSQSDRSSEAES
- a CDS encoding DUF1549 and DUF1553 domain-containing protein; this encodes MRRRIYPFAAIAITVALLGPGNLWAEQLDTSIEKRFGTSAASAPPDFQKHVIPLISRLGCIGRACHGSFQGRGGMSLSLFGYDFQADREALTGKSHSESGHRVDVTNPDQSLILLKATETIGHEGGQRFEPDSWQYGVLRAWIAAGAPREKREQHLDSLEVHPQQLKWNGLQQSAAIRVTAIWSDGTKEDVTGITRFRSNDDATVRIDAEGRAEAVGFGDTHLVAFYDNGVASIPVVVRNPKQPTAPWPIDPEPSPIDQRVNQKLRFLGIVPSQRCDDSEFIRRASIDLTGTLPSPQEVQAFLADPSPHKRSSKIDDLLRRPAMAAWWANKLCDFTGCNPGQQAELGQEFAQQWYMWIYQRLRDNVPYDEIVEGILLARGRDDDESYRDYAEKMSSYFRQDNAGDFADRSTMQHYWSRRSLGESSEKALAVAHSFMGIRLQCAQCHKHPWDQWTQEDFDQFSHFFDDVQYGVRQDAEPVYRELAGNVGLQLRKGQEGAPIRPEQLAYAREGKTIPWREVYLRAREQPKRLSLLGQQSVFLKPDGDPRRAIMDWLRQPENPWFAKAIVNRVWASCFHVGIIDPPDDLNAANPPSNPELLDYLATEFVKRDYDLRWLLAEITNSSAWQRSVRPNATNLNDRKHFSRAIPRRIPAEVAYDAMKQVLCASTQQESVREDLSRRAVGHLSMRMAGTYAMHVFGKPERAVTCDCERVNEPSLLQSVFMQNDPLVLILLGDSGWLAEIREHQQPTTAVQQRWIEEAWLRAFSRPPRSEELERALSHLSSAPSVGEGMEDLLWSLFNTKEFLLNH
- a CDS encoding M56 family metallopeptidase; its protein translation is MIGIGSILTPIASAFLLTYLVYSTVTTALAWGICHSRCMKSAVSRVRCWKLAILLPIGLSAVATVVPAPWLPVFRIQPMAAGVQNTTPIGESHQTLLPRQRMRPERASLPTVKQSQRHGSISRRGESAGIESSRGELHATSPSWLSLFAGTLIVAWPLGMLVGLGCLTSDLLKLNRLIRSGRSITTGPLYWETSKLRERMQLHRSVRLLESPRVNSPFAAGWWSPCILLPSGWMEQLSAACRQAVLAHELSHIVTRDAIWNLLSQIVCRTFWFQPLNVVSVRHLRRDMEFVADHQAARIIDNPADLARSLVQLAERLKSPSGKVSNVPAIAAGMSVHASGLKGRVSAVLSYQGPASEPIVGTKMVGLTCLVCFVLLIGVPRFGIPASNHFSGETSGMHIAIKKLGLLTALVAAATTSPADDTIGQAKMDRTSGVVGRTDSNNGLPDGLNQFSGMLIGEMVERDIERGNFTVKVQYVARVWENNKAPRPRSVVGKQVTVTGVTGKWLDELLLVRPGETVEFEAQHRGGNALTFPGEWLKKVPAFDPAEHPVPAEGFRGFSGMVTGQIVKKDPTSRELHLRIDAIEKAFEKNKARSAADAIGKEIVLAGFWARMSKPFDKLEKGDRIRAGVLHRVPQSDHFTVIELAEKIAKGEQHSDVTTESPTPSSGFPDGMKGFRGILRGKLINKDVEKGTLVFEADRATRTWKANRASDTDSCRGRQFLVTGISGKWIDVLITLKTGDLIEVEAFHNSGEHLDFIAEWLKKVD
- a CDS encoding bifunctional DNA primase/polymerase → MNTELFELMLDFVDNGVSVLPIATDGTKKPFSQLLPVVGGKSSWLPFQSRLPVCAEMRDWTKHKIGFGLVCGRVSRGVEVLDFDELADAVFPRWLGKLPVLIRHGLCVVETPSHGYHVIYRSDRVCRSEKIAMTANDENGHRKTIIESRGEGAYIVAAGSPVETHISGRPYCQVMGLPLPTIPVVSQEERTAMWVAAASFDERQANSVTESVIKRRANQYRAAAGAISELDTSTPWGDFSARANWADILLPHGWTSRDGINWTRPGKRHGTSAKLVKAMDGTTVLTVFSGNAGVLAPVSGDHQTWNPFSAFVALEHGGDRKLAAVAARRMGYGV
- a CDS encoding DnaB-like helicase C-terminal domain-containing protein translates to MESNIILDDVPPHMMSAQIDQAARDRVRGGSGEKSTVTVTSVLDQLLERLQSGKGDTLYKLDEALNGFEIGPGLLTVLGAPPGVGKTALAGQMAFEAIHQNPGLKVYIANAETDPVKLLSRELARRSGLPMRAVRFADLTQKQLALAERTIREIQAEAESRMELLPLHHCDGKGLVSLAADCDPGFLVVDYIQKFARSGVDARLAMNELMANLRLMAASGWGVLCLSATSRTYSKGGSSHDTEKLSLASFKESGEIEFNVDAAYLLRNNGDVDPGRLIRKVTLDCQKNRHGETKAVELHFDRAHMSFDAPEPEIGTYDGAPAEFGSSLPWMATR